CAACGAAGGCTACACACTAACCGGCGATTCCCTCGTCACGTGTCAAGCGAATGGAAACTGGAGTTCACAACCATATTGTACAATTAAAGGTATCtcaaatgatatttatttaactTTCTGTATAATTCTGACAGTAATGCATCAGACATATCAGTAATTTCTTTCTACTGAGTTACAGCTGTTTTATTAAGATGTGTagtagatataaaaattaataattagcGCTTTTTCATGACCTGCGGCCGTATAGATTGTTGGCTTTGAAAAGGAAATTTCCAGTTCAGCCCTGCACACAAATCTACCTTTTTCGcctgacccgcccgcttagctcagtaggtagagcgcagatctacggatctcgggttCGTGAGTTCCAGCCCTGGGCGAGGCCtatgttctccgttacgatttaataaaagacattgtgtcagaaatcattcgtcctccacctctgattcatgtgtggaagttggcagttacttgcggagaacaggctgatactggtacagaatccaggaacactggttaggttaactgcccgccgttacccaactaaaataccgttgaaaaacggcgttaaacccagaacaaacaagaaaacaattaaacaaaaccttttttgtCTGACAGACTGCGGAGATCCAACGCCGATGAACGGGACGCGAGACTCTCAAGTGCAAACGTACAATGCATCAGTTGTGATAACTTGTGATGACGGCTACGAAATCATAGGTACCTCACCAATCACCTGTCAGTCGGACGGAACCTGGAGTGATCTTCCGACATGCCATCCTTTAGGTAAGCATGCATCAGCTTTTAACATTTAGTCGCACATCATAACGGTAACCAATTTTTCGCGTAAAAGAGGTCACGAAAAAGGTATTCCGCCTGTCTTTGAATCTTTCCTCTGATAGCTACACACACGTGTTGTCGTTGGCCAGATGAACTTAGTCTCAGGTCGGGCAACTGCGCCTCAGTATTGCCATTTTTCCAACATTTGATAATTGAACCCTGCGGAGAGAGGTAGTTTGCCAAAATACACTGTTTTATCGTGTCGTCTGTTCTAGATTGTGGCACTTACGTTCTTGTCAACGGTGCAGTCACTACGAGCGGAAGAACAACTTACGGTTATAATGCTACACTCAGTTGCAACGCCGGGTACACACTTTTGGGAGTCAGTACTGTAACATGCGACGTAGGCGGTTGGTCTGGTACCGCGAACTGCACAGCAGTGGGTGAGTATTTCTATGAGAGCAGAATCAGTAATAGACAATTGCTTCTTTCAACTGTCTCGCTCGATGAGATTTATAGCGATAGTTTCGGACACGTAATCAATTCAGAGGTCAGGATCCCGTTCACACGACAGGATGATTATCATCTCTTGAGTCTGGATATTCTATGTGACCAATGAAAATTTGCTAATCCTCCGTTTTAGAAACATACCAGTATAATGCAGACACAGTGCCGCCATATATGATAGATTGCATAGATCACAGTCTGGCTGACTCAGCTACCTAGGTTACATTAACTACTCgtgtttaaaatgacatttatCCCTAGATATTTACACCATTCCCAACGTTCTTTCAATGCAAATATATGTGAACAGGCTTTGTTTGTTGATCATGGGCCGCCATTGAGACGTTTTACATCTCGCACCTTTTCATACTTTGTTTCCTATTTCACCCAAACATATCTAACCTGGGAACAACTACCGTGAAACATTCATTCACCAACTGTTTTTTTTGCCGAGCCAGCTCAAGTCATTTAGTTTCGTTTTTGTTATTGTCCAGATTGCACTGAACTGAGCGTCGATAATGCAGTAGTACAGGCGCCAGTCGGAACAACGTTTGGAGAAGTGGCCCTTGTCAAATGCAACGAAGGCTACACACTAACCGGCGATTCCCTCGTCACGTGTCAAGCGAATGGAAACTGGAGTTCACAACCATATTGTACAATTAAAGGTATCTCAAATGATATTATTTAACTTTCTGTATAATTCTGACAGTAATGCATCAGACATATCAGTAATTTCTTTCTACTGAGTTACAGCTGTTTTATTAAGATGTGTAGtagatataaaatttaataattagcGCTTTTTTCATGACCTGCGGCCGTATAGATTGTTGCTTTGAAAAGGAAATTTCCAGTTCAGCCCTGCACACAAATCTACCTTTTTCGcctgacccgcccgcttagctcataggtagagcgcagatctacggatctcggttCGTGAGTTCCAGCCCTGGCGAGGCCtatgttctccgttacgatttaataaaagacattgtgtcagaaatcattcgtcctccacctctgattcatgtgtggaagttggcagttacttgcggagaacaggctgatactggtacagaatccaggaacactggttaggttaactgcccgccgttacccaactaaaataccgttgaaaaacggcgttaaacccaaaacaaacaagaaaacaattaaacaaaaccttttttgtCTGACAGACTGCGGAGATCCAACGCCGATGAACGGGACGCGAGACTCTCAAGTGCAAACGTACAATGCATCAGTTGTGATAACTTGTGATGACGGCTACGAAATCATAGGTTCCTCACCAATCACCTGTCAGTCGGACGGAACCTGGAGTGATCTTCCGACATGCCATCCTTTAGGTAAGCATGCATCAGCTTTTAACATTTAGTCGCACATCATAACGGTAACCAATCTTTCGCGTAAAAGAGTTCACAAAAAGGTATTCCGCCTGTCTTTGAATCTTTCCTCTGATAGCTACACACACGTGTTGTCGTTGGCCAGATGAGCTTAGTCTCAGGTCGGGCAACTGCGCCTCAGTATTGTCATTTTTCCAACATTTGATAATTGAACCCTGCGGAGAGAGGTAGTTTGCCAAAATACACTGTTTTATCGTGTCTTTTGGTCTAGATTGTGGCACTTACGTTCTTGTCAACGGTGCAGTCACTACGAGCGGAAGAACAACTTACGGTTATACTGCTACACTCAGTTGCAACGCCGGGTACACACTTTTGGGAGTCAGCACTGTAACATGCGACGTAGGCGGTTGGTCTGGTACCGCGAACTGCACAGCAGTGGGTGAGTATTTCTATGAGAGCAGAATCAGTAATAGACAATTGCTTCTTTCAACTGTCTCGCTCGATGAGATTTGTAGCGATAGTTTCGGACACATAATCAGTTCAGAGGTCAGGATCCCGTTCACACGACAGGATGATTATCATCTCTTGAGTCCGGATATTCTATGTGACCAAGGAAAATTTGCTAATCCTCCGTTTTAGAAACATACTAGTATAATGCAGACACAGTGCCGCCATATATGATAGATTGCATAGATCACAGTCTGGCTGACTCAACTACCTAGGTTACATTAACTACTCGTATTTAAATTGACATTTATCCCTAGATATTTACACCATTCCCAACGTTCTTTCAATGCAAATATATGTGAACAGGCTTTGTTTGTTGATCATGTGCCGCCATTGAGACGTTTTACATCTCGCACCTTCCTTCATACTTTGTTTCCTATTTTCACCCAAACATATCTAACCTGGGAACAACTACCGTGGAAACATTCATTCACCAAGCTGGTTTGTTTTTGCCGAGCCAGCTCAAGTCATTTAGTTTCGTTTTTGTTATTGTCCAGATTGCACTGAACTGAGCGTCGATAATGCAGTAGTACAGGCGCCAGTCGGAACAACGTTTGGAGAAGTGGCCCTTGTCAAGTGCAACGAAGGCTACACACTAACCGGCGATTCCCTCGTCACGTGTCAAGCGAATGGAAACTGGAGTTCACAACCATATTGTACAATTAAAGGTATCtcaaatgatattattttaactTTCTGTATAATTCTGACAGTAATGCATCAGACATATCAGTAATTTCTTTCTACTGAGTTACAGGCTGTTTTATTAAGATGTGTAGtagatataaaatttaataattagcGCTTTTTCATGACCTGCGGCCGTATAGATTGTTGGCTTTGAAAAGGAAATTTCCAGTTCAGCCCTGCACACAAATCTACCTTTTTCGcctgacccgcccgcttagctcagtaggtagagcgcagatctacggatctcgggttCGTGAGTTCCAGCCCTGGGCGAGGCCtatgttctccgttacgatttaataaaagacattgtgtcagaaatcattcgtcctccacctctgattcatgtgtggaagttggcagttacttgcggagaacaggctgatactggtacagaatccaggaacactggttaggttaactgcccgccgttacccaactaaaataccgttgaaaaacggcgttaaacccaaaacaaacaagaaaacaattaaacaaaaccttttttgtCTGACAGACTGCGGAGATCCAACGCCGATGAACGGGACGCGAGACTCTCAAGTGCAAACGTACAATGCATCAGTTGTGATAACTTGTGATGACGGCTACGAAATCATAGGTTCCTCACCAATCACCTGTCAGTCGGACGGAACCTGGAGTGATCTTCCGACATGCCATCCTTTAGGTAAGCATGCATCAGCTTCTCACATTCAGTCGCACATAATGGTAACCAATCTTTCGCGTAAAAGAGGTCACAAAAAGTAGTCCGCCCATCTTTCCTCTGATAGTTACACACATGTGTACTCATTGGCCTGATGAACTTAGTCTCAGCTCGGAGAACTGCCTGAGTATTGTCATTTTTTCGACGGTTTATAGGTGAAGCCTACGGAGAGAGGAAGTTTGCCAAATTCACTGTTTTATCGTGTCATTTTTCTAGATTGTGGCACTTACGTTCTTGTCAATGGTGCAGCCAATACGAGCGGAAGAACAACTTACGGTTATATTGCTACACTCAGTTGCAACGCCGGATACACACTTTTGGGAGTCAGCACTGTAATATGCGACGTAGGCGGTTGGTCTGGTACCGCGAACTGCACAGCAATGGGTAAGTATTTCTATGAGAGAAGGATCGGCTATAGACAATTGCTTCTTTCAGCTGTCTTGCTCGATGAGCTTTGTAAAGATAGTTTCGGTTATAATATCAATTCAGAGGTCAGGATCCCATTCACACGACAGGATGGTTATCATCTGTGACCAAAATCCTCCATTTTAGAAACATGCTAATTAATTGCAGAAACGGATCCGGCATATATTATGGATGTCATAGATCACAGTTTGTTTGGTTCAACTACCTACCGTTATATTAACTActttgaaattacatttatcccTAGATATTAACACCATTCATAACCTTCTTTCAATGCTAATATATATAAACAGGCTTTGCTTGTTGATCGTGTTACATCGCGCACTTTAATACTTGGTTTTCGCCCAGTAATATTTAACCATTGGACATCAAATGTAGTCTAACTAGCAAGGAAGCAATCAACCGCCAAAACTGTGTTTTTGCCCAGCCCGCTCACGCCATTTAGTTTTGTTGCGCACAACATGTTATCCTGAGTACTCGAATTATTATCTCTAGTGCCTAATGTCTTAGCGCTATTATCTCCAGCATACGTGGAAGGTCAATAGGTTTTCTTAGCTAATTTTGTACTGTTTAATACTCGACTGTAAATAGAAATTTGTATGTTCTGTCTCCAGCGCTTCTTATCACAGACGCTCGACTTATTTTCCAGAGCGTCGAACGCTCGGGGTCATAGCTTTTACGAGAAATTCAGAAGATTTTGAGACGAACGCGTTTTGATATAAACTATTACTATGTACAAGCACGATTTCCTTTATGAACTTCTGACATGCCATtgaaaatttcaacaattttttttgttatatttgagttacaagtGTTTCACCACACCACAGTCGTatacactgtttttattttatcgTTACATGGATGCCCCATTTAGGCAGGTAATTATTATTTCGAACCTAAAAGGCGAGTAGAACTCACATATATTCTAGAACTCACATATTTTCTAATTCCTTTGTGCCTTCTTCTATTGATATATGGAACAATTTGAGTCCTGAAAGTAGAGCCACAAGCACTACAGAAACTCCAAAATGGCATCTTGTAGGagagagaattttttttttataattcatgcGAGGCTAAGAAACTCGtgcagtaatttgaattttcatttattttgcaaccgTCTATCTCAGGACGCAAGCTGTTCTTGTGGAGAAGATATTGAAGAcgtttaacattttctttttgtttgtacgAAGGATTAAACCCTTCCACGATTTAAGGCAATTTCATCCTTAAAATACCCAGCTTCTTTTAGTTGGTAATTCCGAATTGTCATATGaagacaactgcaaaatattctgtTCAGTCCATcattacataaaatcaaccaaacgcttttgagactcaccatatttagcaggcaatattattaaatttacttataattataagtttattattgacaATATCtcagttgtttttttatgttCTATTTTCCAAATGTAGTATATGTTAATGTAATTTAATCGCatcttttttattcttacatcTATCTGCACATTGCCACTAGTcacaaatgtgtttgtttatgtatgtacacatgtacatgtactttatactaattttaccttttttttcttttttttttgtagctgAAATATTGTAAACTTATTACTTACCACACATGTACTTAATtagttgtcattgttgtaaatCAAATACGTTAATAACTTGTGGGTAAACCCTTTTGCctaatatatgtacaaatgacgtaattatctgtttatatatgtatacattttatactggcaataaaatatgtttaaactaagagtAAAAAACAAACAGTATCTTAAAAAAGGATAAGAACAATCAGTTATTAGACCACTCCTATATATTACAAACAACAAATGAACAGTCCTATGTACTGCACACTAAAAATGACCACTCCTATATATTACAAACAACAAATGAACGGTTCTATATATTGCACACTACACATGACCTTCGCTAAATATTGCAGACAACAACAAATGGACAGTCCTATACATTGCACACTACAAATGATTAGTCCTATATATTGCACACTAAAAATGACCAGTCTTAAATATTGCAGACTACAAATGACCAGTCCTATATATTGCACACTACAAATGACCCGTCCTATATATTGCACACTACAAATGATCAGTCCTAAATATTGCTCTGTACAAATAGCCAGTCCTGTATGTTGCACACTACAAATGTCCCGTCCTATATATTGCACACTACAAATGATCAGTCCTAAATATTGCTCACTAAAATGAACAGTCTTAAATATTGCAGACTACAAATGACCAGTCCTATATGTTGCACACTACAAATGACCCGTCCTATATATTGCACACCACAAATGATCAGTACTAAATACTGCTCACTACAAATGACCAGTCCTAAATATTGCTTACTACAAATAACCAGTCATGTATGTTGCACACTATAAATGACTAGTCCTATATATTGCACGTTAAAAATGaccagttttaaaaatttgaagaCTACAAATGACTAGTCCTATATATTGCACACTACAAATAACCCGTCCGTCCTATATATTGCACACTACAAATGATCAGTCCTAAATAATGCTCACTTCAAATGACCAGTCCTTTATGTTGCACACTACAAATGACCAGTCCTGTATGTTGCACACTACAAATGATCAGTCCTTACTATTGCACTCTACAAATGATCAGTCCTGAATATTGCACACTACAAATGACCAGTCCTATATATTGCACACAACAAATGATCAGTCCTAAATATTGCACACTACAAATGACAGGTCCTATATGTCGCACACTACAAATGATCAGACCTATATGTTGCACACTACAAATGACCAGTTTTATATGCTGGACACTACAAATGACCAGTCCTGTATGGTGCACACTACAAATGACCAGTTCTGAATATTGCACACTACAAATCGACCAAACCTATATATTGCACATTATAAATGACCAGTCCTAAATATTGCACACTACAAATGACCAGTGCTATACATGCAtgaaaatgcaatataaatgGATTTCAAGATTGCCTCGAAATTGCTATCATGACGCTCAAATTAATCCAAAATAAGAACTGTTATATTTTCTTAGATTGCGGAGATCTGTCTATAGCAAATGGTACCGCGAAATTGCCAACTGGTACGACGTTCGGTGAGACAGCCTTCATCATCTGTGACAATGGTTACATACTACAGGGAGAGAAATATATAAGTTGTAACAGTAGTGGAGTTTGGAGTTCAGAGCCGACCTGTTTAAGAGGTGAATATTTGATAATGGGGTGATTGATATATCTCAATAAAACTTGTTAAATAAATTTAACTATGGTTTTCTATTTACTGTTTGATCAACATTTTCCAAGATTTGTCCATAGTATGtctttaaatataacacaaaaccAATGATGTTATACATCGTTTAGGGTGCTTATAGGAacgttttgaaatttagaaatatctttaatgtCAAAAACTGTTTAGTTGCTGTGTTTTAAAACATAACTTTCAGTCATTctggaaacaaaaaataaaaaaaggttttcaATTTTTACGTTTTACTTTACTTGTTGATGGATTGTATTATAAAACTTTCGAATTATGTTAGTTAGTAAACAAGCAACATTTCCACCGAAAGGTGTCATAATTCGATTTTTTCATGAGCCAGAGTTTACACAGGAAAACATATTCCAAAAATTGACATTTCAAAGATAtcttaaaattcaaaaagatccTACTGCAGCTCCCACAGATCAATAAAGAAGAGTCGTGCATAAAAGAGAAGTTCACAAAACAACCTATTACGGATTGGACCAAGACCTTTTGTCAATCTGGTTTAAGTCAAGACGCGTGAatagatttgtttaaaatatttacgtCTGAACATCTACACTTACTTACTCACTGAATGCTTAATACATGTTAAATGTTAATGTGAATTTTCTACTCTGGTTCTACAACCAAGAAAGAGTtctgttttacatatttataaattaaGTATTTGTAGCATCAAATGAAATGAATAACTGTTCACTGTACTTTATAATCAGATTGTGGTGACCCGACACCTATCAACGGAAAAACGAGTACACCATTCAGCACAACATTCGGAGACACAGTAACAGTATCGTGTAATCCTGGTTACAACATTAATGGGTCTTCTTCTCTGACTTGCCAACATACCGGCTGGAGTGATACCCCAACATGCGATATAAAAGGCAATTAATATCCTAGAATGATTAAACGTATTTTTGCTCGCTTCATATGTCAACATTTCCATATAATAGATTTTTAACGTAAATTTTCACTTTAGATAGTTTACAAAGCCAAGACTACAGAACTGACAGATTTGCTTAAAACGTTACATTTTCTTCAGATTGTGGAGACCCATCTCCAGAAAATGGTACGGCTAATGCTCTGAGTGGTACCACTTATGGGGAGATGGTTATCATAATCTGTGACAACGGGTACATACTTCAAGGGGATGAGCATATTATTTGTACAGATGGTGGCAGCTGGAGTGATAGTTCAACTTGCTTAAAAGGTAGACTCTCTGATAATGTTATTGACTGCAGCCCAAATATGTGTTCTTTTCGTTTTCACTATATAACGATTTGACTCCCATAATGTGTTTAAAGTCGAACAATAGTCATACATTCATATTTCTCGCTAATAGTAAGACATATAACTTCGAAAAAAATATCCCTACATATTTCATGGCTTAATATTACTAACATATAAACAACTTCAAGGTATAGTTGTATATCGTTAGAAGTCAACGTTAATCTTCATAGACTATCAACGTTTAATTACCTTTCAACTGAAATGCTTCTGAAGTCAAGATAACGAATCCAAAGTGTTTTGAGTCCGATGTGATTGATATTGACAATTAAGTGATTGATGATCTAGTCTCAAACGTCTAGGGCCTGTTATAATCAGCGCTTTGATATTGCGATTAAacttcaaaatgtaaataaaagactGCTTCTGCATTTGTTCTGTCTGAGACCCTCATAAATAATGAAATCATCATTACTCTATGAATtactaaaaagtaaaatatctactttttcatcatttcaaatgcTCGTATATCACTAAGTAAAGTTCACTGAATATTGATTTTTAGATTGTGCTGACCCGACACCTAACAATGGCAAAACCAATAGGCCCTTTGGCACAACATTCGGTGAAACAGTTACAGTGCTTTGTATTACTGGTTACAACCTGAATGGATCTGCTGCTATTACATGTCAGCATACCGGGTGGAGTGATACACCAACATGTGATATACAAGGTACTTAATTGAGGTTGAATGTTACTGCAAGAATTCCACAAGAATGTGAATTAAAACGCTGTCATTTTAAGTAAGaatcttaaaatatatgttttgaaaCAATATCCTAAAAAGTGTATAACTCCATTGACAAAAATCAGCCATAACGTCTATACCAATGATTTTAAACTGATAAACATTCATAAACACACTAAGTTTAAAGTGGTTTTGTCTAGATTGTGGAGACCCAACACCAGTTAACGGTTCGGCTTCTTTTCCCGATGGTACAACGTATGGCGAGACAGCCTTCATTAGCTGTGATGAAGGCTACGTATTGCAAGGAGAAGAGCATATCACATGCGAAGACGGTCCAACATGGAGCGTAAATTCTACTTGCTTACGAGGTATTGTGTTATCATTCAAAGGAAACGACAgcaatatatattaatatactgACATCCCGTTAAATATCTAAACTGATCGAAAGTGGTTTGTTACTTCAGCAGGGATAATTTGTATTGACAATTGGTAGATGATCAGCAGTCCCTAAAGGGCAGGTCCTATCTTTGCGTTCCAAACATGCGAGTTAgactttaaaaactgaaaacctaATCCTTTTAATTTGCTCTATTTTAAAGCCTCATACATAATTTGAACACTGCATTTTGACTTACTGTCCTACCTATCATTATTACCACAATTTAAATACAAGTATAAATAGCATTTCatacagtaactgttaaaagTTTGATCGACTTTTATAATCAGATTGTGGCGACCCAACACCTGTAAATGGAAAAACGAGTATACCATATAGTACAACATTCGGTGAGACAGTAACAGTTTCGTGTAAGCCTGGTTACAACCTTAATGGATCTTCTTCTGTTACTTGCCAACATACCGGCTGGAGTGATACACCGACATGTGAAATACAAGGTAATTTACAGCCTAGaataaataaacatacattttCCTGTTTAACATGCCAACATTTGCAACTTATGGATTATTATGGTAAATATGCATGTCTCAGAAGAGTTAATTAAGACAGTTTACAAAGAAGCTGATgaagcaaaataaataatttaaaaaggaatatttttCAGATTGTGGAGACCCATCACCAGATAATGGAACGTCTAATGTTCTGAGTGGCACACTTATGGGGAGACGGCTATCATAATCTGTGCCAACGGGTACATACTTCAAGGAGATGAGCATATCATTTGTACAGATGGTGGCAGCTGGAGTGATAGTTCTACCTGTTTGAAAGGTAGAACGGCTGATAATATTACTGCAGCTCAGTTACGGTCCCccttccccacccccccccctccaatTTTATCACGATTTTACTCCCTGCAATGTGCTTTATGTCAGTCGGGATACATTCATATTGCAGCTTATAGTTAGTAAGCTagatattatttgaaaatccaaccCTTATATTAATATACTTCCATTATTCATTGTTTTATCCATT
This is a stretch of genomic DNA from Mercenaria mercenaria strain notata chromosome 4, MADL_Memer_1, whole genome shotgun sequence. It encodes these proteins:
- the LOC128556780 gene encoding sushi, von Willebrand factor type A, EGF and pentraxin domain-containing protein 1-like gives rise to the protein MVIIICDNGYILQGDEHIICTDGGSWSDSSTCLKDCADPTPNNGKTNRPFGTTFGETVTVLCITGYNLNGSAAITCQHTGWSDTPTCDIQDCGDPTPVNGSASFPDGTTYGETAFISCDEGYVLQGEEHITCEDGPTWSVNSTCLRDCGDPTPVNGKTSIPYSTTFGETVTVSCKPGYNLNGSSSVTCQHTGWSDTPTCEIQDCGDPSPDNGTSNVLSGTLMGRRLS
- the LOC128556779 gene encoding sushi, von Willebrand factor type A, EGF and pentraxin domain-containing protein 1-like; translated protein: MNGTRDSQVQTYNASVVITCDDGYEIIGTSPITCQSDGTWSDLPTCHPLDCGTYVLVNGAVTTSGRTTYGYNATLSCNAGYTLLGVSTVTCDVGGWSGTANCTAVDCTELSVDNAVVQAPVGTTFGEVALVKCNEGYTLTGDSLVTCQANGNWSSQPYCTIKDCGDPTPMNGTRDSQVQTYNASVVITCDDGYEIIGTSPITCQSDGTWSDLPTCHPLDCGTYVLVNGAVTTSGRTTYGYNATLSCNAGYTLLGVSTVTCDVGGWSGTANCTAVDCTELSVDNAVVQAPVGTTFGEVALVKCNEGYTLTGDSLVTCQANGNWSSQPYCTIKDCGDPTPMNGTRDSQVQTYNASVVITCDDGYEIIGSSPITCQSDGTWSDLPTCHPLDCGTYVLVNGAVTTSGRTTYGYTATLSCNAGYTLLGVSTVTCDVGGWSGTANCTAVDCTELSVDNAVVQAPVGTTFGEVALVKCNEGYTLTGDSLVTCQANGNWSSQPYCTIKDCGDPTPMNGTRDSQVQTYNASVVITCDDGYEIIGSSPITCQSDGTWSDLPTCHPLDCGTYVLVNGAANTSGRTTYGYIATLSCNAGYTLLGVSTVICDVGGWSGTANCTAMDCGDLSIANGTAKLPTGTTFGETAFIICDNGYILQGEKYISCNSSGVWSSEPTCLRDCGDPTPINGKTSTPFSTTFGDTVTVSCNPGYNINGSSSLTCQHTGWSDTPTCDIKGN